In Miscanthus floridulus cultivar M001 chromosome 19, ASM1932011v1, whole genome shotgun sequence, the DNA window TATTTGATTTGAATGAAATATTGCCAGCTCAAAGATGACAAGTATTATATCAACAATCACTTGACTTTTAAAGTGTTGTACCATGAAGACCAAACTTCTCCTGATGCTCGCATTGTTGGCTTCCATGTGATTCCTAGCAGGTATGCCATATTTCATGATCTACAACTTCTCCTTTCATCTGTTTTCAATATTTTGTTCTCTTACTGCTTACATTTGATTTCCCACTTCGGTCGGCATATGAACTATGGAGTCATCTATATCTGTAACTCCTTTCTGCTGATTTGTTACAGCATCAAGCATGAATATGGTGCCTGGGATGACACTAATCCCACAGTGCAAACTTGCAATGCTAACATTAAGATTACACCTGGTAGTCACACTCCTCAAGAGGTGGCCCCTGATGCATATGTTGTATTCTCTTATGACGTTACTTTTGAGGTATAGTTCATTTCATATGATTCTCTCGCTAAGATTCTTGTTCTCCCAATTTTGATTAATCTTGAATTGACCTATTTCAGTCCAGTGATATCATATGGGCATCTCGATGGGATGTATACCTTCTTTCCAGTGATAGCCAAATACACTGGTTCTCAATTGTTAACTCATTGATGATCGTCCTATTCCTTTCTGGTATGGTGGCCATGATCATGATGAGAACCCTTTACAAGGACATAGCAAATTATAATCAGCTTGACAACCAGGATGAGGCTCAGGAAGAAACTGGATGGAAGTTAGTGCATGGTGATGTATTCCGGCCTCCTGTTCACTCAGGCCTCCTTTGTGTTTATGTTGGCACTGGTGTTCAGTTCTTTGGGATGACACTTGTAACCATGATGTTTGCTCTTCTTGGATTCTTATCGCCTGCAAACCGTGGAGGACTCATGACTGCTATGGTCCTTTTGTGGGTGTTCATGGGTGTATTGGCAGGATACACCTCATCTCGCCTGTACAAGATGTTCAAAGGCAATGAATGGAAGAAGATCACCCTCAAAACTGCCTTCATGTTTCCTGGTATTATCTTTTCGGTCTTCTTCTCCCTGAATGCGCTGATCTGGGGTGAGAAATCATCTGGTGCAGTTCCTTTTGGAACAATGTTTGCATTGTTCCTCCTCTGGTTTGGCATCTCTGTGCCACTGGTTTTTGTTGgaagtttcttgggattcaagcagccagccatggaggacCCAGTGAAGACAAACAAGATTCCCAGGCAAATTCCTGAGCAAGCATGGTACCTGCAGCCAGCTTTTGCAATCCTAGCTGGTGGCATATTGCCATTTGGAGCTGTCTTTATTGAGCTATTCTTCATCCTGACATCTATCTGGCTGAACCAGTTCTACTACATCTTTGGCTTCCTCTTCATAGTCTTTGTCATCCTCATTGTGACATGTGCTGAGATCACAATTGTGCTATGCTACTTCCAGCTGTGCAGTGAGGATTACCACTGGTGGTGGAGGGCATACTTGACTGCAGGCTCCTCAGCACTCTATTTGTTTGCTTATGCTATCTTCTACTTCTTCAATAAGTTGGAGATCACAAAGCTTGTCTCAGGCATCCTTTACTTTGGTTACATGCTGATCATCTCTTATGCCTTCTTTGTGCTGACTGGTACCATTGGCTTCTATGCCTGCTTCTGGTTCGTGAGGAAGATATATGCTTCTGTGAAGATCGACTGATTAAACAACCACTGTCTAGAGAAACTTATTTTCTGCTCATAGAGTACCGTCCTGCCAGGGTTTTGCTGCAATGTCGTGCATGCTGCTGCTTGATTGATATATAAAGGAAACTAGGATTCGGGATGGAATTCCATGGTTTTGGTAGGAATATGTGTAGCCTGTTAGGAGCAAGAAATGCTGGAAGTTGAAGTGAGATCTTAATACGCTATGTTGTAGTGCAACATGGATTTTGTACGCCTAAAGATATTTAGTGCTGCATTGTAATATGCCTTGATTTACCCTGCTTGTTCCACATTATGCCCTGTGCGCTTGATGTGCTTCGGTTTTCAATTTAACAACAGGTGGCAATGCTTACTCATTGTCGTGTCTGGGTTTGATATGATGTTATTAGAATGATGTTTTGGTTGTGCGACCATGGGAAACCGATGGTGGTTTTTGGTCGTTGCGTGTTATGTGGGAAGCATATTCATGTAGCCTGTTTGATGGGCTGTATCACCACACCACCTTCCGATCATATACTAATATTATTGGAGTATGGTCTGACATCATATAATGGCTCATACCGCTTCTCCTCTCTGAGAAGCTGCACGCCTGCACAAACGTAAGAAAAGCACgatcaagttggtttgatctaggTTGTACGTTTTAGTATAAATGGGAGTTGTGGGGACAATTGTGGCAAAAAATGCTGCAAAAAGAAAAACTTACTATTTGGCTCACCTTATTTTGACTATAAGCAACCTATAAACTGCATCAAACAAGTTATGTCAGATATGAGATAATGTACATCCTTCATCCAAATACAACTCTAGATTTAGATTAGATTTGGCCAATCTAACTGAAGTTTtagaaaatattattatttatgattcTAAATAGgcattttataaaaaatatatttcatgattaatCTAGTCATAATTATTTAGTATTATTAATATTAGTATTCTTTATAGATTTGGTAAAATTTGAACTGTTTCATTACTCAAAAAACGAGATTTGTATAATCTACAATCCTTCTATCTACTATATCTAGATAGGAGATCCCACTAACAAATTTCTCTATGATTACGTATCCATTTCTAATATTATACTAAATAGATATATCCGAATTCGTTTTTCACTGTTTTCTCTTTCCGATTTTAGATCCATATTCAACAATATCTGACAGTATCTGTAACCACAAAAAAAACAAGGTATCATGAACCTATTTAAAAGTTTTCTCTCCATAATGAGTGACcaattatttaattttattaTTACAAACGATGCATTGAAACCATTTAATAGTATATCACTATATCTAAATAACTTTTAGTATTAATTTAAAATTATTAATGATACATAGACTAAAGAAATTTAAATATTTTTCTAATATAGTTAAAACCTAATATATTTGCTGTTGTAAATTATTTCAATACTTCAGTTTATGTATTTATTGATGCAAAATTATTTTATAAAATTTATAATTTCATGATAAATATTTATATAAATAGAATATTGATTGATTAATTGATacatttaattattaaatatttattgataacTATATTATTTTTATGAGCTGTCATTGTCTATGTTATATACATAGGTACTTTAATCTCTACTTGTGTAATAATTTTGTAATCCAAAAATATTGATAAAGAAAATTGGCTATTTGTTTTctaccatttttatttgaatttcttcacttgacttattattttattaaataatatcCATTATAATTTAGTTTACTTCAATATTGGAGATTATTAGAAGTGCGCTTTTATTTAGTTCACTTTGATTAACGATGGACTTAGTAGAAAAATTTTATTCATGTATGTTGAATTTAACAATATACAAAATTGAATTGAGTAAATATCTCAATAGAAATCCAAATCTAAAACATCCATTTTATATTCGTATTCGAAAATATATGTATCCATATTCGTATTCGAATTGATAAAAGGTAATATCCGGATCTAATTCCGTGTGAATTTGATCCGTTTCAATCTCTATCAGCCTGGACTAAACgaaaactatttttaaaacttGTGTGGATCCTATTCGTTGAAAACAAAAGCCTACTAGTGTTAAGTTTAATTTATTTGTTGTAAACTAAAAGAAAAGTTTGGCTCCATGAGAGTACTAGAAAACTGAGTTACAACGTCTACCATGTGTAGAGCTGCATACAAACAGATAACGTGGAGGATTCGCAGTCCGCACATAAACTGCACTGGCGGTTTAAATCTTGTATATGCACACAGATAAGTACAAGAATTTTTACTATGGGATCCTCTTTTTGTCAAGATATAAGACATGACATACTCGTTCAACTCGCAAACCTTGTaattttatttaattaattaggacAAACCTTTGACCACGAATTATAGTCTACTAATATATAATTTCTGCAACACAAAAGTTGTTGTCATTAAATTTATATGTATATTTTTTGAATAGCAGTACAAACACAGACGCTTACCTTAGGTGCTTCCTAGTTGATGGGCAAAGTTGCCTACCACCGGCAAAATTGGCCTAAATCGTAGAATAAAATTAGAAAAATGTGAGAACCCATCTTAAGTCAAAGATTTAAATCCGACTGATAAAAGACAACGATAATAAAATAATTATTAGTCTGAGGTTTCTCCTTAATAAAAGAAAGGGGAATTTTGCCGTGGGACACTAGAGAAATAGGAAATTGGCCAGTGAACACCGCCAACGTCGAAATTTGCTGACGGACATTACAAATTTGTGATTCTTTGCCGAGAGACACCGCGctaattattttattcatttttcAGTTTTGAGGAGAGAGAAGGTACGGCAAATGTCTAAACTGCCCTCGTCTTCAACCGTTGTTCACCGGCTATTTGCTATaacacaccgccgccgccgatttGGTCGTCCTTCTTCGACGAACAACGTTTGCGACCGACGCGACCCTCTCCATCCTCACACGAGCGGTGGTGCGGGCCTCTCCATCCTTGCGCGGGTGGCGACGAGGCCTCCCCAGCCTCGTGCGGGCGGCGGCGCGAGCTCCCCGGGCTCACTTCCTACGCGGGCGGGCGGACGGAGCGCAGGTTGGGCGTGGAACGATCGGCGTCGCGGCCTGGGCAGGTGTGGgtggcctcgccggagctggccaTGGTGGGCGCGGTCGGTGTCGGGACCGGGCTCGTGGCCTGGGCAAGCGCAGGCTGACGGAGCATGGGCTGGGCGCGGGGCCGATGGAGGTCGCGGCTTGCGTCGCGGCCTAGGCAGTTGCGGGCGGCCCCGcggcctcgccggagttggccatGGTGGGCGCGGGCACGCGGCCTAGGTAGGCGCCGGTGGATGGAGCGCGTGCTGGGCACGGGGCAGATGGAGGCTAGCGCCCGGTGTTGCGGCCTGGGCATCGATGTCGGCCAGGAGGCACTGGAGTTGCGCGAGGTCCGCCTCGGACTGCGCTGCTGGGGCAGCGAAGGCACAGGCACAGCCATCAGATGCAGCGGCGGCGGAAGATTCGAATGTGGTGGTGGCTAACTCGGCGGACCAGGTGGTGCTGGAGTTGGCCAGAGCGATTCCTGCCCGTCGGCGATTGGAGGACATGGACGGACCTCATGGGGTGGAGCTTGAGGAAGATGACCACGGGGGCAATATGGTCTTTTCACTGCCCTTTCTCAATCCCAAACTATGAAAATTAATATTTTAATTGCTGCGGTGTCTGGTGGCAAAGAAACGCGATTTCATAATGGTACTGGGCATATTTTCGAGTTGACGGTGTCCACCGACAAATACCACGTTTGTCCGATGTCCCACAGCAAAATTCCCCTAAAAGAAATATGTTGCAGCCGTTTTTCCACCACAAAAAGGCAAACCTTATCATCGGAAGGACATTCCAACAAAAGATCGTTCTCAGAATTCTCAGCCAATAAATCGTCTGAGGCTGATCCAACACTGCATATGCGCCATACAAATGGTTGCCGGTAGTCCGAGCGTTGTAGCGTGTCAATCAATCTCGAACCCTGTGGCCTTGGGACGTATTTGCACGGTTTCTCCACACGCACTACACTGACGCAGACAGAGCCCTCCGGCTTTCGAATGCGTAACGGACTCCACTGCCGCAGACAGAGCCCTCCCGGCTTTCGAACGCTAAACGGCCATGGctctgtgttttttttttccagaGCATGAGAGCGTTTGGTGTGACTCTGACCATTCCGATGCCGGAGCCAGTGTAGAAGCCTGTATGAGAGTCACATCAAACAGATTCTTAGTTTTAATGTGTGGACGTGGGTAACAGGAGCGACGTGTGATTATCTGCCACGCCACCCATCTCCACCATCTAAGGCCATTCTTAATGGAAGTTTTAAAGGAGTTTTATTCTCCTTTAATACTGGGATATATGAGCATATTTGCTTAGTTGGCAGGATATTAACGAGGAGAAAGGTGACGAGAGTTTTATCAGAACGAAACCTATCCTTCACAGTTATCAACACACATGAAGCTCAATGACACTCCACTGAACGTTTTCTTTCATTTTCTGGCACACCTCGCGATCCCATGTGCACGGTGCTCTCTTCCGCTCTACGGACTACGGTGTAGCTCTGCTCAGCCATACAACAAACGAAGGCAAGGGATCCGGACTCCGGAGGCCTGCCTAGACAGCAGGCGCTTCTGCCAGCTCGGAGCAGCTGAGCAGGCTTCCTCTTCGACGATGGATGTGACGTTTGTTGATAGCAAGAGCACTCAGCATGGGCATTTGACACCTAGCAATGGATATTCAAAGAAAAGATGACGATGAAGCATCTTTTTAATCCATGAAAAGAAACCAACTAATGAATTGTTCCATTTCCTAAATCAAATTACCGATGAAGTAGTTACCAAAATTACTATGTTTAGATATAATTTTAAATGGTTACATAGTTTACATAGCACAATGGATCATAATAACATGCATATATTAACCCATGCATCATGACTTGGAAACAGTGAAATAAACCCCCCACCGAGAGAGCTAGTTTCATTTCTTATTTCAAGTCTGCAAATCTAATGTAGTAGTTTAGAAAACAGTGAAATGAAACTCACCGTCGAGACTGACCTAACTCTAATCAGAAGAGAAAAGCTCGGGGCACCTCAACCCCATCGCCAGCGCTGGCTAGGAATACAATCGGTCAGATGCGCATGGATATTTACGATTGCGAATACAGATAGCTAAAGTGTATCTCGGAATCAGATATGAATAGTGTCAGACGTGTCAGATAAGTTATGAACGGATAACAACATCATATATATTCTATTTGTGTATTCGTATATGGATGCCATATCGAATACTTAATATCCGTACATACAAATGGATCTAAGTTTCCCTGAATGGATTCATATTCGGATACAGATGgaaaatatttagtcaaacttaagataacttgactTAGAAAATGAAACTAAAACATCAAGTTCTTTTTGATGGATGGAGTAGTTAAAATGTTTGATTACATACATGGCATAATATTGATTGCGACATTGCTACAATATATTTTAAATGCCGCTAAATTAATATATCGCTAATGATAAGCCACGGGTGTATGTTCCATGACTCCCATCCGGACGTGGTCGCTCCCTTTGCCTGGGCCAAACGGCCATCAGCCCAACCGGCCCACCTCACTTATTCCCTCCCTCTCTTTTACACACATGCCCCAACGTCAAGTCCTCTTCATCCTACAGACGAGAAATGCAGCCGCTGCCTGCCAGCCTGCACCCGCTCCTCAACACCCCCCTGACTCCCAGCTGCCCACCCCGACGGGCCGCCACCTTGCGCACCGCACCGCTTCCCCGCATTCTGCCGCCTCGCCGCCGACTCCGTCGCTCCTCGCGGACATCCTCTCCGACCTCATCGAGATCTGCGGCTACTTTCGACCGCCGTGTGTGGCCATGTGGCCAGGAGAGGGGGTCGTCTCAGGCCGGGCCCAAGCCAGGCGCAGGTGCAGCTGGCCGCTGCTAGGCCGTGCCACCATCCTCGGCCACCGGCTAGCCGAAACCAGCCATTCCCCGCTCTGCTCTGCGTCATTTggaagaagaagggtgaaaaactcatgttgcaagcgtatatttcaagtgtttcagatgcttcataggtatgttgcaagtgtttcatatggatgttgcaaaaatagatcgggatgttgtatatgctgcaatggttgtacatagatgttgcaagcttctgttcccaatgtttcatctattttttcagatgcatgttgcaactttgtttatctggatgttgtatatgtttcacatatatgttgcaagtgttttatttggatgttgcgtatgtttgcagtgggttcaattgtttttcatgtgcgtttgcaagtgtttcatacgcatgTTTGAAGTATTTCATTTATCTTCAGACATATATGTTGTAGTGCGCGTGAGAAGCGGAGGGGATGCGAGAGGTCCCCGCGCATGGTCTGGCGGCGCCCGTCCAGGCAGCATGGGCCCCGCATGGGCGCGTGAAACCCAGGCGcgcaggcggggggggggggggggcatggtgGTGCGAGCACGGGAAACAAAGTGTGGCATGGGCGTTTGGACGTGGGCCTCgggccggacgtccgggcgctagtcgTTCCGTtaatatatactccctctgtctctgaataaatagattcttGGAGTTgacttaagtcaaactttttaaactttgatcGAATTTCTAGAATAAAATGTTAAGATTTAtggtatcaaattagtatcattatattaactatagaatatattttcataaggtGCTCATTTTATGgcatagatgttgttactcttttaTATATtgtttgtcatttttttaaaattgactggcacagattctagaaattgatttatttgagGACGGAGGGGTAGTACCTTAGACTTGTCGAGGAATTAATTTGAGGAAACCGGTGGAGaatgaatatttcaaatttggtAGGAAATAATATTCCAAATTTTGAAAAAGGACGAGCTGCTATCTCCATTGCCTAAGAAAATTTTTACCGCCATCCTACTGGTCCCTAGGGCGTAGTCGAGGTCGTCGCTGCCGGCGGCAGCCCCCGACTCTATCACCGTTGGTCCCTCTCCGGCAACTCGTAGGAGGCCAGGGGATATGGGGATCCATCTCTCTAATAGTTTTCTAGTAGATCGGGTCTTGTTAGGGTTAGTGTCTTTCCATGCTAAGTTTCTTGGCATTGAGTGTTTGTTTTCTCCTCCTCCTTTCCGGTGACGGCGAGGAGGTAGGGTGGATTTGTTTTCTCCATGACGACTGATAAAGATGAGGGTGACAACTATTGTTGGGAAATAGGGATCCCGACAAAGTTAATGTGCCGAGGGGGAGCTCGTTGCAGCTCAGCACCCAGGGGTCGAAGGCTCTACTTGAGGGCGAAGGCCTTCGACTAATGGTGGCATAGATATCGGAGCACAACTTATGCAATAATCGAAGCAACAGTTAGGGTTTCAAGCCACTTGAATTGCTCTCTCCCCTCTCAGGGGCTGAGCTCCTCTTTTTATAGGGTACGGTTACAATCTTCTGATGGTATAGAAATGCCACTGCAACAACTACAGCATATGCCAAAATATTTTGCTCTTTTACAAATCCTCTCGGGGCACCTGAGTTTTTTTACTCCTTTAACCCCTCTCGCTGATGGGACCTCGAGCCAGCGCCTTAGCCCAAGAAGAGGCCCAGCTACTAGCCTTTGACTAGTCAGCCTTCGATCCGGCTTCGTAGTACCATGGCCATCGCACAGTCTTCATTGAGTGTTGGCCTTCACACAGTCTTCACTGAGCGTCGGCCTTCGCACAGTCTTCACTGAGCGTTGGCCTTCGCATTGTCTTCGTTGGGCGTCGGCCTTCGCACCGTCTTCGTTGGGTGTTGGCCTTCGCACCGTCTTTGTTGGGCGATGGCCTTCGCACCGTCTTCATAGAGCGTCGGTCTTCGCACCGTCTTTATAGAGTGTCGGCCTTTGCACCGTCTTCATAAAGCGTCGGTCTTCGCACTGTCTTTATAGCGCGTTGGCCTTTGCACCATCTTTATAGAGCGTCGGTCTTCGCACCGTCTTCATAGAGCATCAACCTTCGCACTGTCTTTATAGAGCGTCGGCCTTCGGCCTCTGACTTATCATCACAACCTCTAACTTATCTTCATATTGCCTTGGCCTCTGACTTATCTCAAGCTACTATGGAAAATTCTATTGGGCCTCTTCGAGGGGGAGTTGGCCCATATTCcatatgggctcccccaacaACTATGGCATTAGCAACTTCCTCGACATGAAGAATTAGGTTTTTGGATGGCAACATCAAGACAGAGATGATGTTGTCGTCCGttttgttgtggttagatctgATCATGATGAAGGACTAGTGAGAATAAGTCTGGCCCTCAAGCCGATTACGAGTATTGAGTTGGAAAGATTTAGATCGGTTTTTCTTATTCTTCGGTTGCAGAAGGAAGACATGAAACAAGAATTTTATGCTCAACTCCGCCAACAGGAATGGTGGCCGCCGTTCGTTGGGCACTTGTTCTCGGGCCTTTTGCTAAATGTTTGCCTGTACGATCATCCATATGAATCGGCATGCATGTTTGACAGTGAGATTTGGAGATATATGAGGCATGAGTACAATGTAGATGAAGAACAATTTTGGGACTCACGTATTATATTCCAGAGTGCTTGTAACATGTACTTAAAAAAACAAATAATTATCTCTAAAAATTAATTTGTAGAGAATATATAATATGAACCACCACTAAAAATCAGTTTTTAGACGTGATTACACATCCGGTTCTACAAATGCCTAATTTCTATAGACCTTTACACAAAGACGGTTGTGAATCTTGTCCTAAGGAATCGATCAGACTGTCAGACTGTAACTAAAAATCGATTACGTAGTAGTTTCGGTAGATGTTAAAATTGATATTACACCAAACATTTTGATTGTCCGTTAGACAAGAAGGTACGTGAGTTGTCAATTGTCATGTTTGTCTCCCTCAAAAAAAATTGTCATGCTTGTCGAGACAATACATGTTGAACTGCATAATAACTAGTATTGTCAATAATGTTTCGACTTTCGACATATAACTTCTGCTTACCAGAAGTGTAAGAGAAATCCTCCATTTTGTTTAGCAAGAACACGAAAGTCCAGGAAAAGGAGAACTTTTATGGACGTCCTAGAGCTGATGCAAGAGGCTACAAATGGAAAATATTGGGGTCTGCCCGTGTACATGGGGAGATCCAAAGTCAATTTATTTACTTATCTTAAAGAGAGAGTGTGGAAGCAGATTCAAGGTTGGAAGGAGAAGCTGCTCTCCAAAGTTGGGAAGGAGACTCTCATAAAAGCTATTGCCCAAGCTATTCCATCTTATGCAATGTCCTATTTTGACCTCACTAAATCTTTATGTGATGAAATCAACAGCATGATCTGTAGATTTTGGTGGGCACAACAAGACAAGGAGAGAAGATGCACTAGGTTTCATGGGATGTTATGAGTAAAAGGAAGGAGAAGGGGGGCCTTTGTTGGTATTTCTTTACGCATATAGAAATGATCCGCAAGCACACAGAATTACTGTTATAGCATTTTACctgaaagtatttagggtatcgtattttccacagggaacggagatactcttctagctagttcgtCCAAAGACAACATAAAGGTAAAGTTGGtagaggttgagatggattcctatggtctttgggtctaaggatagataaactctacttctacttactCACTTCTGGCACCGGCTTACACCTGGTCTGTCAAGCGATAACGGCCTCCAGCTCTACATCGAACCCGAATGTAGGGGATtataagggacggacagggctgtcaccacctgtcgcctacccTTCAACCGTGGggcacgaggcaaacgaaggtagcctctagcctagacaccacgtctacgctatcgactactactctagcgttgtaCAGGGTGATCCGTCTTTATCAgaagccctctactagagtatccactaTGTGAACGAACGATGAACCCACAAGCAAATAATAGCAAAGCTTAACTAATTAAAAGACTATACTATAAGAaacacgaacactcacttagcgggagaacCCATTGAGGTACATGTGTTCGTCGAGGTACAAGCTCAGGGAGACTACCAACATGTCCGACACTTCCCCTTattactctccctcacatctcttccAACTACTCAACTCTAGCTAGCTCAAGTGTGTAGCTCTTCTTCCTTGTGGTGCTATTCTTAATGAGGAGGGAGCCtctttttataggtggagaggagggggttcTTTAGAATATTCCCTATTCCCATATGGATGTATCAAACCGCCATCTTGTGCATTGATGTTACCGTCATCCCCACCTGAACCAACCATGGGAAGGCGGTAAGAGGTAGCTTGCCAAAAATGGGGCGATTTGGACCTGGTGGCGGTCCGGCCGCACCACTCAAGTGAGCCCAAATTGCGGAAATCATCCCATCCGAACGTTTGGACGGGACCGTGTGCCGAACGATGAGCGCGGGAGGGGAGCTACGTGCCAAATCGGCTGGGTAGATTGcctttttttttctgtttctttggtTGCTTCATTATTTGACTGGCTGGGCTGTTTCCTATACTTTTTTTTGGCCCAATAACGATACGTGGAGCGAACAACGCATGCGCTCTAGCCTCTGGAAGACCAAGTAcgtgtttcttttcttttctgttttcttatATTTCCTTTTTATCCTTATTTTGTTTTgtctttcttttatttcttttttaatCTATTTattctatttttgtttttatgtTGATTCCCAGGTTGGTACGTTTATCTTTTTTCCtttcttatttctcttttttctttttgtgtggttttttcttctttttattttctttatccttttaaatatattttttatatatttttttcttttactaTGCATTTTATGTTTTACTTTTA includes these proteins:
- the LOC136527652 gene encoding transmembrane 9 superfamily member 7-like; the encoded protein is MATHGGGPRPCHLLILLAAAALYSASSPAGAFYLPGVAPRDFQKDDELQVKVNKLSSIKTQLPYDYYFLDYCKPVAIKNSAENLGEVLRGDRIENSVYNFKMRRDESCKVVCRRHLSQEAAKNFKEKIDDEYRVNMILDNLPVVVPRQTREGSQTPSFDHGYRVGYKLKDDKYYINNHLTFKVLYHEDQTSPDARIVGFHVIPSSIKHEYGAWDDTNPTVQTCNANIKITPGSHTPQEVAPDAYVVFSYDVTFESSDIIWASRWDVYLLSSDSQIHWFSIVNSLMIVLFLSGMVAMIMMRTLYKDIANYNQLDNQDEAQEETGWKLVHGDVFRPPVHSGLLCVYVGTGVQFFGMTLVTMMFALLGFLSPANRGGLMTAMVLLWVFMGVLAGYTSSRLYKMFKGNEWKKITLKTAFMFPGIIFSVFFSLNALIWGEKSSGAVPFGTMFALFLLWFGISVPLVFVGSFLGFKQPAMEDPVKTNKIPRQIPEQAWYLQPAFAILAGGILPFGAVFIELFFILTSIWLNQFYYIFGFLFIVFVILIVTCAEITIVLCYFQLCSEDYHWWWRAYLTAGSSALYLFAYAIFYFFNKLEITKLVSGILYFGYMLIISYAFFVLTGTIGFYACFWFVRKIYASVKID